In the Glycine max cultivar Williams 82 chromosome 6, Glycine_max_v4.0, whole genome shotgun sequence genome, CAAATTATCGATTCCATCAAGTTAAAATTACCATCTGATGAGGTttgaattttctgaataaatctgagtcaaaatagaaattatatatccttttaaaattttccattCTATACTTAggacaccaccaccaccacaagtAACATAGAGAAGGTGATGTTGAATGACACTGATTTGTATGATACTGCAAGTGAAAATAGAACAAAATTGATACTAATATTCATATTctatatataatagattattAGATTGTATTGTGTTCTAATTGTTATATCTTTTAATTCTACTGCAATGCTTATCTGCATCATCTGATTTTGATCCAAAATTTATCGATTACTTAACTCCTGCTAATAGGATATCAGCTGAGGCACAATTTGATGATAATGTTTCTCAACATTTGACTTCATGTCAACTTTCCTCTACCAAGCTAAGAAAGAGTATTAAGACTGAATGATGCAAGGTGTGATGTGGTGGTTATTGTATCTACTAGGAGTCCTGATTTGgagaatatttcattttttgtaaaaCCATGACAATATGCATGGTGTCATCATGTGGTTGTTATGAATATAATAGCACCCCTTTTTTGAGAATATTTCATGTTTTGCTTATGTTTAACTTCTGCTACTAAACGTATATATTCAGCCATCATAGTTGGGCTTGGGCACATATGTAGGACATTTGCAAAAAGCAAATTATGCATTCAAGTTGTGCTTTGTCTAGAACATTTTAGTTGATAATCTATGAAGTGGAGCTGATAATATCCTCAAAATCtgctatttcttttttgtttcttttcaggGTGTggatgcttttttctttttcattttgttttcctttcatGTTTTCTATAGTTTTTAAAACCCGTAGAAGTTCTTCTTTCTATTATGCCCCCACttcactattatttttaaaaaaatttatatcattttcaaaagataataaattggttttaaaacCTGAAGAAATTCTTCTTTCTATTATGCAGATTTTctgtagtttttattttttgttataatagagtataattaaaaaaagtcattCAAATGCAGAATTGtaacctaaataataaataaataaattatgaaaacaaCCCGAAACCGAAGAACAACCGTCAAACCCAGAGTGAACAAATTAGCATATAGTTTATGTCAATTCTTTCTTCGAATGGAAAAAAGGACTTTGTTCCAGTCCTTTTTAATATCAATAATCTGCATAATTTCTTCTTTCTGTTATCAGTCCACTGAGTTTTTTATGCTCCTTTTAAACTATCTTCTAGTCTAGAAACTAATTGTGTTACCTTTGACTTAAGTATTATTGCTAATAAACTACTAGAGTCTAGACAAGCTTTTATTTTTAACTGTTATTAATTTAAGCTGGTGACTTTATATTTCGTCACACCACTCTAAGCGTAAGTGTCTGCACTAAAAAGATGAAACTAAAGTTATTATCAAACtatcacataatttttaaaaatttaaagtaatacTTAAAtctgtttaattaatattgtacataataaaatattcgtgaatcatatttaaaattaatttttactaattaaactgttctttttttacatttttaaaattaaaaatttacatgcatatattaaaagagaaggaaaaaaaattccgTGACGATTTTCAGTCATTAAGAACTTTATTCCATTAACGACAATAGGAATTGATCATTTTAAACCagtttaaaaagataaaataacaaaaaaataaggtaAAAAGTTAAATAGGTCATTTGGTTTTATCTTTATTGTACTTCAAATTTAAGACGCCCAATGTCTGGGTAACGTACTGGGTAAAAATAAAACAGTTCCCTGGAGATCATGTAATAACAAGGGTATCTGAATGTAAAATCTTAATCGGTGAGTTACAATTAAAACAACGCAGCTTTAAACAAATAATAGCAGCCTTGCATTGGGCATGACACTACAATTAGCAAATGAATCGAATGTAATTAATACTCATGAGTTTATAACACAAGACAGAATATGCACGTCCATATACTGGAAGAGTAAATCACCAGGCATGGACTACATGAAATGCCAGAACTATAGTCTATTCATCTTGCTTGCAGAACGATGAATGATAACTGCCACGATTCTACGAATAACATGTCTGAAAATTATACAACAAAAACCGAAAAGCTGTGGATCACTTCGATCCATTTATAACACAAAAAGGACACTATAGAATATCTGTCAggcttaaaaaaatgaaagagtcGTGGAAGAGTGTATTTTCATTGATCTACATTTTGATTTCTCAAGCCTATTGCATCATCAGTCACACCAACATCTCTATCCTTTGCACTGTCATTTATCATTCTTTATCTGTTTACTACCCTCGTTTAACATTTCTGCTCTACAAGGTTTTGAAGCATTCTCTCTCCCATTTCACAGCAGGTGAACCAGACCTCGTTTCTTCATCAGGCTTCCTAAGCATTATCCGTTGTCTCGTTAGCTTCTGTTGCTATCTGGAGGAGGTCTAAAGGAGTAGCGGCTGGATCCAACTCTCGACAACCCTTTGGAGCATTATCAGCTTCTTGGCCAGTAAGCAAGTAATTAGGAACCTGATGAGAGAATTGAAACATTTCCTCTTTAAGAATCCTCCTCTCCTGATCACAGTCCATGTGCCTTTGAAACACAGTCCTAAAACCAGCAACCTTAACAAGGGGGGTAACTAATATGCCTTGCTCTTCATCGAAATCTTCAAGCACCTCCACCATATCATACTTGTGTATCACTTCATCTGGGGTATGTTCATTCCAATCAGGAGACCAGTTTCTGTAAAGAGCCCAGACCTCCCCTTTTCCAGGAAAGATTCGAACAACACCTCTTGTGCCTTTTGTCCACCTAACCTTGTGAGAGAATGAATTTAATGATTCAGTTATTTCATGCTTGCCAGTTCTGAAATCCCCGcaagttttataaaaaccaGAGCCTACCCAATCTATTGGGCCCAATTCACTGTTGCTTCGAGAGTTAAGCCAACTGATCCGCATTTTAAATGGCTTCATGGAGATCACCTTGTGAATTTTAGCATAATAACGAGGCATTCCATCATCGTCATCATAAGCAGCCCAGACCTGGTCCTCTGCAAAGGAATTTTCATCTCTATCCAagtcaaaattatgaaaatcagGGTCTGGAACATTGATTGTAACATAAGTTTGGCTCTTCTTAACTGTATCATCAGTTCTGACAGGGAAAGAATCAATGTCCAGATGCCTGTTACCATTAACAGCAGTCTCTCTCAGCTTCTCTGAACCAGTTGGTTTGCCATTAAATGTGCTTTTCTGTCTTTTATTCTCTTTGTCCTTGTTAATCTTAGCTTCAGCCATCAATTTCCATTCTTGAAGTTTCTCACGAATTTCAATGCGTGACTTATCCATCAACATGTTTCGTATTTCAAACATTGACAATTCTCTTGTGCTGTAATGCTTGCCAGGAAGACCTGAAAAACCATAATTCCTTTCTGTTTCCAAGTTAGCCTTTCCTGGTTCAGAAAAGGTGCCCAAACCAGCCGCTCCATGTCCTGTAGCCATATGATTTGCCATGTATCCTTGATAACCATTAATGCAAATATCATCTGTCTTCCTTTTCTTCATAGGTTTTTCAGCTTTGTGAAAAGAACCTTCCCTCCTTACTCTCTCACTTGCCTGCTGCACAACACTTGCAGCTTGAGCTGCAACAGATGTTGATCCATCTGTGCTACCAAAACCAGCCATTCTAGAGTGAGAACCCCACTGAAAATTTGTATTATTACTTCCAGCATGGTGTTGAGAATTCTGATGCCGTTGATGAGAAGACCAATTTGGTGGCTTAAAAACATTTGGTGGTGGACCCCTCTCTACGGCAACAAAAGCTTCATTACAGTTTGGACATAAAAGGGTGTGATTCAAATAAACCCTGAGATATTCATAATGTGTCCTGCACCTATTACAGATAGTCCAAAAGGTTTCAACCTTTTTAACCGGAGCTGAAGGTGCCCGACCATTATTCTTTCCTGCCCTGACATTTGAAGTTGCATTCTTCTTTAGATTATAATAACCATTTGAACTGGGTGCATCCGATTGAGATCCAACATGGTTGGGATTATTATGTTGGAATCCTTTCAAACTCCTCTTCTGGTTATATTCTAGTCTCTTGGTCTTATCTGATAACAAACTCCATGCCTCTGAAACCAGCTTAAATGCACCCTCAGCACCCAAAGACTTGTTTTTGTCAGGATGAAGAGTGAGAGCCAGCTTTCTGTATTGCTTTCTAACAGTCTCCTCATCAGCAAAGGGGCTCACTCCAAGTATACCATACCAATCCATTTCTCCACTTACTTTATTCTCAGCGGATATGTAAATATCAATTGTTGTCAAAAGCTGGGTAATATCCTCCAACTCAGGATACAGATTTTGAGCCTTGAGAGCAAACTTCTTTGCACCAACATATTCTCTTTCTGAAAATTTCCTCTCTGCTATTTCTTTGGCCCTAACTGCCTCATCTTTGTTGCACTCCATCATTTTGTAGTAGTCTTAAATATTGTTAAGTTACTTCCTCAGACAGTTAAAAATGCGGGGAACAATTTAACCACGGCTACTGGATTTTATACCAGGTCTCCTTTGCTTGAGGAAACCCCTCAACCTTGTACCTGAACCAATGGAGAAAGAAATTGAGTCACACTCCCTAAATTTCTCAAGATTTAGGTGTGTGGAGCAAAAATTACAAGCAAATCAACTTTTCAAAGTATGAATCACAAATAGATATTCAAAACTATTAATGACAAAAGCTGTAGTTTATGACACTGTGTGAGCACTTTATAAAGAATTTTCATCTTCAATATGTGGAGTCACTTGCATTGCACTGTCATATACCTCTATCATCATCTGTATGGAACAACATACATTATCTGTGTGTCATTGTTGTCTAGGGAAAAATTGAAAGATTATATAGTaaagtattataaattcaaataaagaaaGATGAGAAGAAATGATAAGACATGTCTCCCTTGCATGTAACCTTAAATCCTATTGTTCACAGGTATGGACATGTTCACTAACCAGGCATAGTGACTATACATGTCAATATTACAGTGTGATTTGATGTAAACAAGATATGTGGGAGTAACATTGCCAATGTCAGAATTTGTTTTCTATCAAGGAATCCTGGATCCTTAACTATAATTTTGGTTGGAACTTATgtagaaactagaaagaaacTGGATAATTGCCTTTTTCTCATTTGCAATATTAAGCCAGCATATCAATGTATAGAACTTACATAAAACTGACTAATATAGTTACAAAGCCTGATTAAATCACGAAGTACCCTTTTTAAAGAGCAGAAAAGGTAATGCATTAACATTAATGAATTGTTTATTTGCTTATGACATGTTGCTATTCAATTAGATTCCCTTGATAGCAGCACAAAGGTGTGAGCaactaaatattttcttataaaaagtaTTGCAGACATCATCTCAGAAGGCACAAGGCAGAGGTGATAGAGTCACTTTTAATTAAACTTCTAGGATAAGGCCAATGGTTAAGTTTCCTATGACCTAAAAGATTCCTTTCCAATGCTATACTTATTCCAAAATCCAATTTATAAGCATGTTCCACTTACAAGAGTTCTGTATTTTATTGAAAAGTGAAACAGGGAATGCGGTACAATGTTTACCAGTGTTTAGCCTTATACAAGCTGGATGGTTAGAAAGAATAAAGGTATCGGAGGTTGTTTGTGGTCGCAAAATACTTACCAAGTTCAAAGGAAAGTTTTTTCATACTGTTATACATCTGGCTATACTCTGTGGTAGTGACCGCTGCACTTTATAGAGACAAGACAAAAGTGAGAATAACAGAAAGAGAATGTTAAGATAGATGTGCGACCACACAGTAAAGTATaggatatgaaatgattgtATATGAAGACATATTGGTGTGGCATCAATTGAGGAAAATATGACAGAAAACCAGCATAAGGTAGTTTGGCCACATACAAAGGTCACTGGAAACAAGGAGAGTAAATTGCATGATTTATAATTGCATGAAAAGGGAGGAAGGAGACCAAGAAGGACATTGGAGGAAGCTGATAAAAGAAATCTCGTGATGAATTATATATCTAAGGATTAGGTCTGTAACAAAGCCCAATGATGTCATGTGATTAATGTAGTCAACTTCACCTAATGGGATAAGGCCTTTGTTGtcatataacaataaaacaacCCACATATGCAAGAATATCCAACTCAAATACTTCCACAGAAGCCATCCAtgcaatcaaaataaatttccaaaattcCATTCTTCTTCATGCTAAGTTGTTCACCAACACTGAAAGCTAGACCAAGTTCAACACACTGATAAGCATGTGTtagattataatataatataatagtctaaatatttttttcggtTATCAAAGAGGAAGGTGAGGACAGATCTACACGAAAACAAACTGCAAACCACCACAAACCATATAAAATATTACTCGTTAGTTGTTAACCCAACCAAAAATGCAACTATCAGCACCCTTTCCAGTCCCGTAACCACAAGAACAAGGTCAATGTCTTCCAGTAAGCAATTATTGATTTGTAAACTGAACTCAATATAacaaataactattattaattGCTTTTTTCTTTGCTCAGTTTTCCGCCTTTGGATATAGATACAGTACCAATACGACCTAGTATGAACCAATCACAAATCAAAAGTATCAACtccaaaaataacaataaaattcgAATCATCGACGCCATCCCAAAATCCCCGGAgtagtaattaaattaataggcGAAATTCACGCAACGCAGCAAAACAAGCAAAATTCAGAACACCAGCTGACACAAAAACCTCGCAATTGAAGCTTAcctcaaaatcaaataaataaaacaagtaaAGTAAAAATGTTCGGACACGAAcctctttttgttgtttttgttcaGACAGCGAAATTCGAAGTCAACAGAATCCCGCCACGGATCTACAGGGGAAGCGCATTTCAAATTAACTCTTGCAACGGTCGAAATCGAGGGAAAGTGAAAATCTGGAAATTGAGCTGGAAACCCTAGCTGGAAGATGGCGCGTTGCGAATCTAATGAAGAAGAAGTAAaaagcagagagagagagagagagagagagataagcGGTGTATTGAGAAGTAGCGAAGATGATGAGGAGGAGGAGTGAGGAGTGAAAATTACCTGATTGGAGAAAAAAGGGTGTGAGTGACGTTGAGGAATTTTGAATTGAATCTGAGAAGACGGTCTCAGTCTCAGCATGTACAATGACCCATCTGTCAAAGCCAAGCCCTCAACTCAACAACAAACAACTGTGAAGAATCTTATTTGCCCCCAATTTACTACTGAAAAATGGAACCCCCCTTGTTGAGCtggttattgttattattttttttttcctcctttttttcTTGATCCATGTCAACTTTTTTATAATGTGTGGGACCCAAATAACTTGACCATGGTTAGCTTTTACTCCTGGGGTTAGGAATTGGGTTTGCAACTTAGGGCCaagagaattttaaattattctttttttgaagattttggtattttttggTGTATGTGTGAATATTTATTTGGTAATTGGTATGAATCAAAACACTGAATTGAAACTTTacttttatagtaaaaaaaatattaaaaatttcaaccTACTTAGAATGTAGCAATagtaaaggtttttttttatatagtattAGCTaatgatgaattaaaaaaaatgttgaattatGTAGTGatgacttaaaaaataaatgagaaattaGTCAGAGAGAATGTataaacattattatttaactatCTTAAAAATCAACAACCACAACTATTGTTAATAGTgtagttattttattaacaatttatagaaattaaactaaaaaatttagattactttttaactattttttcgtCAAACCAAGTAtcttttatcaaaaattaagaattaacatcttaaaatattaacattcaTTTAAGGATTTGATCTCTcttaatatatgtttttgatatgtacacaaatttaaaattaaacacttGAGTAGTATATGCTTAAGGGATATggttccaaaaaaattattccccCATGAGGTCTGTTGACATCATTAGAGTCTTAATGTTTAAAGTATTGTTGATGTTAGTACTCAATGAGTCatcataatttttcttaaaaggtGTCTcaatcgataaaaaaaaaataaagatgtttaaaaaatatcatttgtcTCAACTCCTTAATATGTATAACTTTTTGGCATgtaaaattcatttataaattgtCATTACTTAACttattattataagttttttgctcagtttaatatataatatataatacaaacatttcatattaatttaaagCTTTACCCATTTTGATTTATTATGATCTTAACTTATTTATAAGTtcggaaaaaaaattcttattttataagttaatgtaatcttttttttaagattcaattatttaattcatcaaaataaattaaagtaattaatttaatttatagtcatgaatttatttaaaatttatatctatatatatatgaacatatattaaaattattcttatcgTTAATATTCATTAATGTGTTCTAGTTGTGTGCCATACAACTGattaagtatattttaatttataaataattaatattatagacattatagattaaattttataaaaatatataaacattacTTTTAATTTGAGCTTGAATTCAGTGACTTTGGTGTTAGAAAGTcacattaatttagtttttataatttttatacttgacataaaaaatattactgagTCCATGATTAACTAGTACAACGGTATTTTAgtttatcctttaaaaaaat is a window encoding:
- the LOC100814722 gene encoding uncharacterized protein, with protein sequence MMECNKDEAVRAKEIAERKFSEREYVGAKKFALKAQNLYPELEDITQLLTTIDIYISAENKVSGEMDWYGILGVSPFADEETVRKQYRKLALTLHPDKNKSLGAEGAFKLVSEAWSLLSDKTKRLEYNQKRSLKGFQHNNPNHVGSQSDAPSSNGYYNLKKNATSNVRAGKNNGRAPSAPVKKVETFWTICNRCRTHYEYLRVYLNHTLLCPNCNEAFVAVERGPPPNVFKPPNWSSHQRHQNSQHHAGSNNTNFQWGSHSRMAGFGSTDGSTSVAAQAASVVQQASERVRREGSFHKAEKPMKKRKTDDICINGYQGYMANHMATGHGAAGLGTFSEPGKANLETERNYGFSGLPGKHYSTRELSMFEIRNMLMDKSRIEIREKLQEWKLMAEAKINKDKENKRQKSTFNGKPTGSEKLRETAVNGNRHLDIDSFPVRTDDTVKKSQTYVTINVPDPDFHNFDLDRDENSFAEDQVWAAYDDDDGMPRYYAKIHKVISMKPFKMRISWLNSRSNSELGPIDWVGSGFYKTCGDFRTGKHEITESLNSFSHKVRWTKGTRGVVRIFPGKGEVWALYRNWSPDWNEHTPDEVIHKYDMVEVLEDFDEEQGILVTPLVKVAGFRTVFQRHMDCDQERRILKEEMFQFSHQVPNYLLTGQEADNAPKGCRELDPAATPLDLLQIATEANETTDNA